The sequence below is a genomic window from Candidatus Tanganyikabacteria bacterium.
GGCCCTCGCGCAGTTCCTGGGCGTCCAGCGGGCGATCGGTCAGGTACAGGTAGGTCCAGAGAGCGCCGTGGATGCGCTTGAAGCCCCAGAGCTCCATCAGCGAGCCGATCGCCTGGCAGGCGCGCAGGATGGTGTCGCGTCCGGGAGCCCGCTGCGGGCCGGGCGAGATGGGCAGATCGTCGGCGGCATCGTCCATGGCAGGACCCATCATAGAGCGCCTAGCCCTTAACCAGGACGACAGGACGCGGCAATTCCGCGGACCACGTAAGTGGTAGACAAACAGGGGATAAGCGCTGACAATCGGTCGAGGTAGCTGGAGAAGGCCAGGGAAGGGTTGGAGTATTACAAGCTCGCGGCGCAGGTCAGCGCTCTCCTGGCGGGCCCGGAGCCCCTGGAGGGGCCACTGGCGGACGTGCTCGCGATGATTTGCGACCAGCTCGGTTGCCGCGTGGCAAGCGTGCTGCTCTGGAATGAGGCCGCGGGGCGCTGCGCGTGGCCGCGACGGTCGGTCTCCCGCCAGACGTGCCTCGCCTGATCGACCGGGCCCTGGCCGGCTCCGAGCGGGAGATGCTGGTCGCGACCGTTCAGCGGACCTGCCAGCCGGTCTACCTACCTGACTGGCGGGCGCCCGAACTCGAACCCCGCCTGACGGCATGGTGGGAACTCCTGGAGGGCCTGGCCGTCCGGGCGATCGCGAATCTGCCCCTCAAGTTCCAGGGCCGATCGGTGGGAGTCCTGTCCCTGGCGTTCCCGGAACCAACCGAGTTTGGCGCCAGCCTTCAGGATGCGCTCGAACTGATCGCCAACCATCTGGCCGCCAACGTCGGCGCAGCGCTCGATCGGCAAGCGCTCAGGCGCGATCGGGCGTTCCAGGATCGCCTCATCGCCCATGCGCCCTGGGCGATCGCCTACATCGATCGCGATCGCGTGTACCGGCTGGTCAACGACGCCTGGTGCAGCCTTTCCGGGCTCTCTCGCGAGGAGGCCGTCGGCAGGTCGTACGCCGAGCTCTTTCCGGAGCCCAATCCCCGCCTCGAGGCGGTCTTCGAGTTCGGCCGGACCGTCACGGTGACCGGGCTGCCCATGTACCCCGATCCCGACGATCCGGGCCGCCTGCGGCACTGGGACGCCACGTACTGCCCGGTCCCGGGCGAAGCGGGCGAGATCGCCGGCGTGCTGGTCATGGGGGCCGAAACGACCGACCGCCAGCGCCTGCTCGAAGCCGAGCGCGAACGCGCAGAGGCGGCCGAGAGCGCTTCGGCGTTCAAGGACGGGTTCCTGGCCAT
It includes:
- a CDS encoding PAS domain-containing protein, whose amino-acid sequence is MAATVGLPPDVPRLIDRALAGSEREMLVATVQRTCQPVYLPDWRAPELEPRLTAWWELLEGLAVRAIANLPLKFQGRSVGVLSLAFPEPTEFGASLQDALELIANHLAANVGAALDRQALRRDRAFQDRLIAHAPWAIAYIDRDRVYRLVNDAWCSLSGLSREEAVGRSYAELFPEPNPRLEAVFEFGRTVTVTGLPMYPDPDDPGRLRHWDATYCPVPGEAGEIAGVLVMGAETTDRQRLLEAERERAEAAESASAFKDGFLAILSHELRTPLNAITGFGSLLLDGTPAEPLPEQVPYLERVLQGADHLVSLIDQLLDASRIQAGQLRVHLREFDVATVIRTTCSQAASRFADAQVTLIVDVPDDLPPLLADDHRIAQVVDNLLSNAAKFTPPGGTVTVLARADGGHFLCEVADTGSGIPEERLETVFDLFVQLDMSSTRVHGGLGLGLAIMRALVEAHGGEVGVRSHLGSGSAFWFTLPVGVTPASELADQVSR